A part of Oryctolagus cuniculus chromosome 15, mOryCun1.1, whole genome shotgun sequence genomic DNA contains:
- the FRAT1 gene encoding proto-oncogene FRAT1, with product MPCGREEEEEAGEEAEGEEEEEEEEEEEEGSFLLLEQSVTLGGSGEVDRLVAQIGETLQLDAAQDSPASPCAPPGPPQQQPPRPPAAVRADKARAPGVPLLPPPTLAEAVGPAPPGAVRCALGDRGRVRGRAAPYCVAELAAGSNVLSPLPPQPGLDVPPGAGKQGIPQPLSGPCRRGWLRGAASSRRLQQRRGSQPETRTSDDDPHRLLQQLVLSGNLIKEAVRRLHSRRLQLRPKLPPCQLPGPLSAPAQEPRSPRSPRAACSDPGAPRRRAQLRTGDGVLVPGS from the coding sequence ATGCCGtgcgggagggaggaggaagaggaagccgGCGAGGAAgcggagggggaggaagaagaagaggaggaggaggaggaggaggagggcagcttCCTCCTGCTGGAGCAGTCGGTGACGCTGGGCGGTTCGGGCGAGGTGGATCGGCTGGTGGCCCAGATCGGCGAGACGCTGCAGCTGGACGCGGCGCAGGACAGCCCGGCCTCCCCGTGCGCTCCCCCGGGgccgccacagcagcagcccccgcgGCCCCCGGCGGCGGTGAGGGCGGACAAGGCCCGGGCCCCCGGCgtgccgctgctgccgccgcccaCGTTGGCCGAGGCGGTGGGCCCGGCTCCCCCGGGTGCTGTTCGCTGCGCCCTCGGGGACCGTGGCCGCGTGCGAGGGCGGGCTGCGCCCTACTGCGTGGCCGAGCTGGCCGCGGGCTCCAACGTGCTGTCTCCGCTGCCCCCTCAGCCCGGCCTTGATGTTCCACCGGGGGCCGGCAAGCAGGGCATCCCGCAGCCGTTGTCAGGCCCGTGCCGGCGAGGATGGCTCCGAGGCGCCGCCTCCTCCCGCCGCCTGCAGCAACGACGCGGTTCCCAACCCGAAACCCGCACGAGCGACGACGACCCGCACCGGCTCCTGCAGCAACTAGTGCTCTCGGGAAACCTCATCAAGGAGGCTGTGCGGAGGCTCCATTCGCGAAGGCTGCAGTTGCGCCCCAAGCTTCCCCCGTGCCAGCTCCCGGGGCCGCTGTCCGCCCCGGCACAGGAGCCCCGCTCGCCCCGAAGCCCCCGCGCGGCCTGCAGTGACCCAGGCGCGCCGCGGAGGAGGGCGCAGCTCAGAACTGGAGACGGTGTTCTCGTCCCTGGCAGCTAA